CGATGAAGCCCAGGAGGATGCTTCCGCCCACCGCCGCCTTGCGCTGGCGCAGCAGCCGTCGAAGAAGGTCACGCATGGGCGCGGGTCCTCGGGTCCAGCCACAGACACAGCAGGTCCACGGCGAAGTTCGCGGCGAGCACGGCGAAGGTGATGGTCAGGAAGAGCCCCTGCATCAGGGGGTAGTCCTGGTTGCGCACGGCGAGGATGAGCAGGTAGCCGGTGCCGGGGTACGAGAAGACAATCTCCGTCAGCAGCGAGCCGCTCAGCACGAAGCCCAGCGCCATTCCGAAGCCGGTGACGTTGGGCAGCAGCGCGTTGCGCGCGGCGTAGCGCAGCATCACCTGCCGGGGCGGCAGGCCCTTGGCGTGGGCCAGCCGGAGCGTGTCGGTGCCCAGCGTGGCCACCATGGTGTTGCGCATGCTCAGCATCCACCCGCCCAGCGTCGCCATGACGATGGAGGCCCCGGGCAGGAAGGCGTGCCGCGCCACGTCCGCCGCGAAGGTGAAGGACAGCGCGGGTTCCAGGTCGTGCGAGTACGCGTGCCGCAGCGGGAACCAGCCCAGCCCGAACCCGAAGAGGTACAGGGCCAGCATGGCCAGCCAGAAGTAGGGGAAGGCCCCCAGGAAGGCGAGCGCTGGCGCCACTGTCGCGTCCAGCCACCCGCCGCGGTTCCACGCGGCGAGCACGCCCAGCATGCAGCCCACCGTGAAGCTGATGATGACCGCGCAGCCCGCCAGTCCCAGCGTCCACACGAGGCCGGTGCCAATCACCTCCGACACGCGCGCCGGGTAGTACGCGTACGACAGGCCCAGGTCGCCGCGGAACAGGTGCTTCAGGTACGTGCCGTACTGGATGTACCAGGGGGCGTCCGTGAAGCC
This genomic window from Myxococcus hansupus contains:
- a CDS encoding ABC transporter permease — encoded protein: MAYVLRRLGFYLLAAWASLTLNFVIPRLAPGDPASAMFARFEGRVQPEAMVALRAAFGFTDAPWYIQYGTYLKHLFRGDLGLSYAYYPARVSEVIGTGLVWTLGLAGCAVIISFTVGCMLGVLAAWNRGGWLDATVAPALAFLGAFPYFWLAMLALYLFGFGLGWFPLRHAYSHDLEPALSFTFAADVARHAFLPGASIVMATLGGWMLSMRNTMVATLGTDTLRLAHAKGLPPRQVMLRYAARNALLPNVTGFGMALGFVLSGSLLTEIVFSYPGTGYLLILAVRNQDYPLMQGLFLTITFAVLAANFAVDLLCLWLDPRTRAHA